CCGTATGCAGGATGCTTCCCCCAAACGCATGCCCCACGCCGACGCGCAGGTCCACATGACAGGCGGCTGCCAGTGCGGCGCCATCCGCTACGCCCTCACCGACGAGCCCATCACTGCCGCCACCTGTCATTGCCGCGACTGCCAGTATTCCAGCGGCGGCGCACCGGCCCATGCCCTGATCTTTCCGGCAGGCACCGTCACGCTGCTGCGCGGCCAGCCCAAGGAACACCGCTACCAGGGCGACTCCGGCCACACCGTCATGCGCAGCTTCTGTGCGTCCTGTGGCACGCCGCTGTTCGGCGGTTCGGAAGGCATGGGCTATGAAGTCGTGCGCGCGGGGTCGCTCGATGACCCCGAAGCGTTTCATTCCAAGGTGAGCCTGTGGACGGACTCGGCACCGTCTTGGCATCACGTGGACCGGACGGTGCCCAGCTTCGGGAAAAACTCCCCGGCGTAACGCGCGCGTCCGTCATGGCCGCAAAAACAAAAAGAGCTGGCCCGCGAGGACCAGCTCTTTTTTTGCCTGCGCCGCCTTCGTGTGAAGGCGGCATGGGCCGGGACCTTATTGCACCACTTGCGACAGCTTGCCCGAGGCGTACTGCGCGGCGATCTCGGTCAGCGGCAGCGCCTTGATCTTGCTGGCGTTGCCGGCGGTGCCGAATTCCGTGTAGCGAGCGACACAGATCGCCTTGGCGGCGGCGCGGGCGGGCTTGAGGTATTCGCGCGGGTCGAACTTCTCGGGGTTCTCGGCGAAGAAGCGGCGGATCGCGCCGGTCATGGCCAGACGGATATCGGTGTCGATATTGATCTTGCGCACGCCGTACTTGATGGCTTCCTGGATTTCCTCGACGGGCACGCCGTAGGTTTCCTTCATGTTGCCGCCGAATTCACGGATCTCGGCCAGCAGTTCCTGCGGCACGCTGGAGCTGCCGTGCATCACCAGGTGGGTGTTGGGCAGGCGGGCGTGGATTTCCTTGATGCGGGAGATCGACAGGATGTCGCCGGTGGGCTTGCGCGTGAACTTGTAGGCGCCGTGGCTGGTGCCGATGGCAATGGCCAGGGCGTCCAGTTGCGTGCGGCGCACAAAGTCGGCGGCTTGTTCCGGATCGGTCAGGAGCTGATCCATGGTCAGCTTGCCGTCGGCGCCGTGGCCGTCTTCCTTGTCGCCTTCCATCGTTTCCAGGGAACCCAGGCAGCCGAGTTCGCCTTCGACGGTCACGCCCAGCTTGTGCGCGATGTCCACGACCTTCTTGGTGACTTCAACGTTGTAGTCGTAGTCGGCAATGGTCTTGCCGTCTTCTTTCAGCGAGCCGTCCATCATGACGCTGGAGAAGCCCAGGTCGATGGCGCCTTGGCAGATCTTGGGCGATTGGCCGTGATCCTGGTGCATGACCACGGGGATGTGCGGGTAGGATTCAACGGCGGCTTGGATCAGGTACTTCAGGAAGCCTTCGCCCGCGTATTTGCGCGCGCCGGCCGAGGCCTGCATGATCACCGGGCTGTCGGTCTCCGCCGCGGCTTCCATGATGGCCTGGACCTGTTCCAGGTTGTTGACGTTGAAAGCCGGAATGCCGTAGCCGTGCTCGGCGGCGTGGTCGAGCAACTGGCGCATGGAGACTAGGGCCATGAGTGGTCCTCCTTAGGTACTGTCTATTGAGAGATGGTTGAAGCCTTGCTGAATGGCGTGATTTTACGGGGGAATCGAAGAAAGGTCTTGCAACGGCCGGTATCCTAACCATTCAGGTGAAACCGGACGCCGTAGGCCGGCTGATATCCGCCCTGCGGACCCGTCCATGTGGACCACTGCCGCCGCGCCCTCCCGCTTTTTTTACCCCGCTTGTGGCCTAGGGCCTGCCCGCGTGCGGCACGTCCACCTGGGTCATCAGAATGCGGGCCTGCGGCTTTGCGCGCCGGTTGGCTTCCACGAAGTCCGGCGCCGCCGCCATGAAGAGCGTCTTGCCGTCCGGGCCGCCGAGTGCGGCCGCAAAGATGCCGAACTCGCCGGTATCGATCTGCTCAAGAATCCGCCCGCCACGCTCGACGCGCACGATGCGCTTGCCGATGGCGTCGCCCACCCAGAGCGCGCCCTCCTCGTCCAGCGCGCCGCCGTCCGGGGCGATCTTGGACGCCGCGATCAAGGCGGTCAGGTCGTCAGTGTCGGGCAGCTCGCCGAAGTTGGCCCAGTCGCGGCGCGGACCCAGGACGCCGTTGGGCTCGATGTCGAATTCGGAAATCCGGTTGGCGAACGTCTCGTTGACGATCAAGGTCTTGCCGTCGGGCGTGATGAACGAGCCGTTGGGAAAGCACAGGCCGTCCGCCACCACCTGCGCCACGCCGTCCGGATCCACGCGCACTAGCGTCGTCGTGCGGACCGATTCGCCCGCCATGATGTCGAATCCGAAATTGCCCACGTAGGCGCGGCCCTGCGCGTCCACCACCATGTCGTTGATATGGCCGCCGGTCAGCGCGGACAGGTCGGCGTGCACCGACAGGGTGCCGTCCGTCTCGCGGCGCAGCAGCTTGCGGTCTTTCATGGACGAGATCAGCAGGCGCCCGTCGGGCAGCCAGCCCAGCCCGGACGGTTGCTGCGGGACCAGACAGATGCGGTCTACCGCCCCCTGAAGCGACACGGTGATGACCTGTCCGGTATAGAAGTCCGAGGCCCACAGGCGGTTTTCATGCCAGCGCAGCCCTTCCAGATAGGTGTAACCGGAAGCCAGTACGGACAATTCGCGATTCGGCATTGCTTTGTCTCCTTTGTCGCCCCGCGCGGGGCTGGTTCCCAGGTGGCGCCCGGCCTTCGTGATGACGCCGGAAGGGGCATTCTGGCACGGCCGATCCGTCCCCGAACTGACAACTCGCTGTCAGGTTCACGGCGTTAACATCGCGCCCCAAGGGTTAACCCCAGCAACACCCGGGCCCTTGGCATGTCCGTCACCGGACCGCCCGCCCCCCGCCTCATGCCGGCGGATCCGGCCCCTGGCCAAGCGGCGGCTCCCCGTATTCCGTTTTGAACATGAACACTAAGAAGCTGACGCGTTATATCGGCATCGCCATGGTGCTGGGCATCGTGGTGGGCTATGTCTGCAACAAGTTCGCGCAGACCCCGGAAGAGGCAAAGCACATCGCCTCGTATTTCAGCCTGGTCACGGACATCTTCCTGCGCATGATCAAGATGATCATCGCGCCGCTCGTGTTCGCCACGCTGGTGACCGGCCTGGCCAGCATGAGCGACGCCAGCGCGGTGGGCCGCATCGGCATGCGCGCCATGATCTGGTTCATCGCCGCCTCGGCGATCTCGCTGCTGCTGGGCCTGGCGCTGGTCAACATCTTCCAGCCCGGCGCGCACATGAACCTGGCGATCCCGGACGTGGGCGTGACTTCGGGCCTGAAGACGGGCGATTTCACGCTGAAGGCGTTCATCGCGCACGTGTTCCCCAAGAGCATCGCCGAAGCGATGGCCAACAACGAGATCCTGCAGATCCTGGTGTTCTCGCTGTTCTTCGGCGCGGCGCTGTCGTTCATCCGCGGCAAGGGTCACAACACGATCTACAACATGATCGACGAGCTGGCCAAGATCATGTTCCGCGTGACCGACTATGTGATGCGCTTTGCGCCGCTGGGCGTATTCGCCGCCATGGCCGCCGCCATCACCACCGAAGGCCTGGGCGTGCTGGTCAGCTACGGCAAGCTGATCGGCGAGTTCTACCTGGGTCTGGCGCTGCTGTGGGCCATCCTGTTTGGCGTCGGCTACCTGTTCCTGGGCAAGTCCACGTTCCGCCTGGGCGGCCTCATCAAGGAACCGACCCTGCTGGCGTTTTCGACCGCGAGCAGCGAATCGGCCTATCCCAAGACGATCGAGGCGCTGGCCCGTTTTGGCGTGTCCAAGCGCATCTCGGGCTTCGTGCTGCCGCTGGGTTATTCGTTCAACCTGGACGGCTCGATGATGTATCAGTCCTTCGCGGTGCTGTTCATCGCGCAGGCCTACAACATCGAGATGAGCTTCACGCAGCAGTTGACGCTGTTGCTGGTGCTGATGGTGACCAGCAAGGGCATGGCCGGCGTGGCGCGCGCCTCGCTGGTCGTGGTGGCCGCGACGCTGCCGATGTTCCATCTGCCGGAAGCGGGCCTCCTGCTCATCATGGGCATCGACCAGTTCTTCGACATGGGCCGCACCGCCACGAACGTGGTGGGCAACAGCCTGGCCACAGCCGTGATCGCCAAGCTGGAAGGCAAGGAAGAAGGCAGCGAAGAAGGCAGCGAAGAAGGCAACGCTGAGGGCAACGAAGACACCGCGTCCGCCCAGGCCCCGGTCGAGGCGCAGCCCAGCCGGACCGCCAGCCAGAATGCATAAGTAATACGGGCCGCAATGGCCCGTTTCTCATGGGTGGCGCCGGCTTGACCGGCGCGGGCGGCCGGGCGCAACATAAAGGCCCATTTCGACCACGTACCGGCGCGGCGCGCATGGGCGCCGCGTCTGGCCCGCACACCATGAATCTTCTGTCTCCCCGGGCGGCCGCAGCCGCCGCGCTTGCCGCTGGCCTTTTTGCGGCGGTACCCGCCGCGCATGGCTGGACCCGCATTTCGTGCGACCTTGCTGGCACCGTTGCCACGTTTCCCACCACCTTCCGCCAATTCCGCACCGACGGCACGGAACTGACGCAGGTGCTGTTCAAGCTGAAGGTGAAGGCCGCCGACATACCGGACGGCGAACGGGCAGACACCGACTGCGCCGAGTTCGTGAACAAGGACGTCGACGTGGTGCTGGAGAATGTGGCCGCGCGCAACATCCTGCGCGGCAAGCCATTGAAGGTGCGCTACAAGTACGACGAATCGCTGGGGCAGACGCTGGCGACCAAATACGAACTGGCGCGCTGAGCCTGCCCCCGGTGTCCCGGCAGCGGTATCAGTCGTTCACCGAGCAGGACACGGGCGCGCCGTCTTCGAATTCCACGTCGTACGTGTGCACCGGATCCCAGGGCAGCGTGAACCACAGTTCGTAGCCGTCGCCGTCTTCGTCGAACAGCCACAGGGCGCGCAGCACGGCCTTTTCCGCCATGGCTTCGGCGGTTTCTTCGGCCAGGAGCTGGTCGTCTTCGATGCCGAGCTTTTTGTAGTGCTCGTACGAATAGTTGTCGAGGAGGAACTCGGCCGCGGCGAGAATCTGGTCGTCCAGGGTGTCGAGGATGCCCTTGACCACCTTGGAGGCGCCGGCAAGGGGCTCTTCGCCGTCGGTCTGGATCATGACGTGGATGGGAGGCCGGCCCTCTCCGGCGGGGACGTTTTCCGCCGCCCACAGATCGGGTTCTTCGAGGTCCTGGGTGAAATTGAATCGTGCCATCGGGCGCTCCGTAAATTGAAATGGCAAGCCGGAAAAGGCAGCGGCTTGCCCTAGGCCGTGAGACCTTTCGGCCATTTAACCAGATGCCGGCTCCTGCGTCTGTCGCGGGAAGCGACGTTTTTGCGCCTAGGACATGCGCACGTCTTGCCAGACCGGCGCGGGCGCTAGACGCGTTCCAGGGGCAAATACGGCGGCGGGGGCAGTTCGACCCGGATCGTGTCACCGGCACACACCGTGCCGCCGGCGACCACGATGCCCATGACGCCGGCCCGCCGCATCAGGCTGCCGTCGGGACGGCGGCCAAGCACTGCGGCGGTCAGGCCTTTCTGATACTTATCCAGTTGCGAGCACGGATTGCGCAGGCCGGTGATTTCCACGATGGCGTCGGCGCCTATCCGCAGCCGCGCGCCGCGCGGCAGGCCCAGCAGGTCGATGCCCCGGGTGGTGATGTTTTCGCCCATCGTGCCCTCGGCCACGTTGAAGCCGGAGGCCTGCAGTTCATCGTGCAGTTCGCCGTGAATCAGGTGCACCTGGCGCAGATTCGGCTGCGTCGGATCGGCCCTGACGCGGGACCGGTGCTTGACGGTGACGCCTAGGTGCGCGTCGCCCTCCACGCCCAGCCCGGCCAGCAGCCGGATGGACGGCGTCACGGGTTTGGTGAAGGTATGCGAGGCGCTGAGCGCCACGGCGGTCACGATGGGAGTCATGGGTTTTGCGAAGGCGCGGCCGCATTGGCGCACAGGTCCAGCAGAATATCCGAAAACTGCGATTCGGCCGTCAACGCCTGTTCCCGCTTGCGCCGGATCAGGTTGATCGGCGGCAGCTCCCAGCCGAAATCCCATGGCACCATGCCCAGCCTGCCGCGCTGGCACAGTTCGCGCGCGATGTCCTCGGGCACGACGGAAATCGACGACTCGTTCAGCGACAGGATTCCCTCGATAACGTCCGTGGAGTAGGCCTCCAGCACCGGCGACGGCGGTTGCAGCCCGGCACGGATGAAATGCTCGACGATCAACTGCCGCGTCGGCGTGTTGGCCGCCGGCAGCACCCAGTCCAGGGCCACCACGGCAGCCCAGTCCGGCTTGCGCCGCGCCAGCCGCTGGGCCAGCCGTCCGTGCGCAATCAGACGCGGCCGCTGGCGGTACAACACGCGATGCATCAGGTCTTCGTGCATCACCGTGGACGTGGCGCGGCTGATGATGCAGTCCAGTTC
The DNA window shown above is from Achromobacter spanius and carries:
- a CDS encoding LysR family transcriptional regulator, whose product is MSRDAVRLANRLKHRHLTLLVNIDRHKSLTRVAAQTGISQPAVTKALAEMEDIFGAPLFLRTGSGLQPTALGNLALVRARHMLSDLDLWEREVEALHAGQSAHLHVGVVPYVSSALLTAAISRLHQRHGVTLSLHRATTDHLVPMLRQHELDCIISRATSTVMHEDLMHRVLYRQRPRLIAHGRLAQRLARRKPDWAAVVALDWVLPAANTPTRQLIVEHFIRAGLQPPSPVLEAYSTDVIEGILSLNESSISVVPEDIARELCQRGRLGMVPWDFGWELPPINLIRRKREQALTAESQFSDILLDLCANAAAPSQNP
- a CDS encoding dicarboxylate/amino acid:cation symporter produces the protein MNTKKLTRYIGIAMVLGIVVGYVCNKFAQTPEEAKHIASYFSLVTDIFLRMIKMIIAPLVFATLVTGLASMSDASAVGRIGMRAMIWFIAASAISLLLGLALVNIFQPGAHMNLAIPDVGVTSGLKTGDFTLKAFIAHVFPKSIAEAMANNEILQILVFSLFFGAALSFIRGKGHNTIYNMIDELAKIMFRVTDYVMRFAPLGVFAAMAAAITTEGLGVLVSYGKLIGEFYLGLALLWAILFGVGYLFLGKSTFRLGGLIKEPTLLAFSTASSESAYPKTIEALARFGVSKRISGFVLPLGYSFNLDGSMMYQSFAVLFIAQAYNIEMSFTQQLTLLLVLMVTSKGMAGVARASLVVVAATLPMFHLPEAGLLLIMGIDQFFDMGRTATNVVGNSLATAVIAKLEGKEEGSEEGSEEGNAEGNEDTASAQAPVEAQPSRTASQNA
- a CDS encoding MOSC domain-containing protein, whose protein sequence is MTPIVTAVALSASHTFTKPVTPSIRLLAGLGVEGDAHLGVTVKHRSRVRADPTQPNLRQVHLIHGELHDELQASGFNVAEGTMGENITTRGIDLLGLPRGARLRIGADAIVEITGLRNPCSQLDKYQKGLTAAVLGRRPDGSLMRRAGVMGIVVAGGTVCAGDTIRVELPPPPYLPLERV
- a CDS encoding SMP-30/gluconolactonase/LRE family protein — encoded protein: MPNRELSVLASGYTYLEGLRWHENRLWASDFYTGQVITVSLQGAVDRICLVPQQPSGLGWLPDGRLLISSMKDRKLLRRETDGTLSVHADLSALTGGHINDMVVDAQGRAYVGNFGFDIMAGESVRTTTLVRVDPDGVAQVVADGLCFPNGSFITPDGKTLIVNETFANRISEFDIEPNGVLGPRRDWANFGELPDTDDLTALIAASKIAPDGGALDEEGALWVGDAIGKRIVRVERGGRILEQIDTGEFGIFAAALGGPDGKTLFMAAAPDFVEANRRAKPQARILMTQVDVPHAGRP
- the fba gene encoding class II fructose-bisphosphate aldolase (catalyzes the reversible aldol condensation of dihydroxyacetonephosphate and glyceraldehyde 3-phosphate in the Calvin cycle, glycolysis, and/or gluconeogenesis), whose amino-acid sequence is MALVSMRQLLDHAAEHGYGIPAFNVNNLEQVQAIMEAAAETDSPVIMQASAGARKYAGEGFLKYLIQAAVESYPHIPVVMHQDHGQSPKICQGAIDLGFSSVMMDGSLKEDGKTIADYDYNVEVTKKVVDIAHKLGVTVEGELGCLGSLETMEGDKEDGHGADGKLTMDQLLTDPEQAADFVRRTQLDALAIAIGTSHGAYKFTRKPTGDILSISRIKEIHARLPNTHLVMHGSSSVPQELLAEIREFGGNMKETYGVPVEEIQEAIKYGVRKINIDTDIRLAMTGAIRRFFAENPEKFDPREYLKPARAAAKAICVARYTEFGTAGNASKIKALPLTEIAAQYASGKLSQVVQ
- a CDS encoding GFA family protein, which codes for MQDASPKRMPHADAQVHMTGGCQCGAIRYALTDEPITAATCHCRDCQYSSGGAPAHALIFPAGTVTLLRGQPKEHRYQGDSGHTVMRSFCASCGTPLFGGSEGMGYEVVRAGSLDDPEAFHSKVSLWTDSAPSWHHVDRTVPSFGKNSPA